Below is a window of Myxococcus xanthus DNA.
GCAACTGCTTGCGCGCGAAGTGGTAGTTCACCCGGGCCGTGGTGCCCACCGAGGCGAGCGTCCACCACCAGAAGTTCAACGAAATGGACAGCTCCAGCGTCCGGACATGGTGCCACCAGCCCGCGGGGATGAACAGCAGCTCGCCAGGCTCGAGAATTGTCTCGTAGGGCTGCGCCTCCGCGAAGCGCGGAAACCTTCGTGCATCCGGCGCCTCGATGTCCACGGGGCTGAAGATGACGGTGGGCATGTCGAGCGCCGGGTAATACAGGTGGCGCGAATCCTGGGGCGAGTACAGCGTCCACTTCTTGCGCCCGGAGATCTGGGCATTGAAGTTCTCCTGCCGATCGAAATGCACCGCGGACACGGTCCCCGCGGGCCCGAGCCAGAAGCCGGGACGCAAGGTCAGCCGGTCTTGAAGCGCTCGAGGGTAATGCGGCGGGATGCCCCAGGTTTGCGGCGGTGATTCGAAGTCCCCGAGCAGTTCGGGGGCCGCATCGAAGATGTTGGCATACGTCACGTAGTACGCCCCTGGCGGATGTTCGCCAGACATCATCCGAGCAATGGTGTCTCCAAGCCGGGCCTCTTCGTAGTAGCGGTTGCGCAGGAACTCGAGGGGATCGTTCGACGGCACCGAGGCCCTGCTTCGCTCGACGACGACGCGGTGGTCTCCAAACCGTTGCTTGAAAGAGTCCGCGCTCCAACGCGTCACAGCCGGCCAGTGGCTGACCACTCCGGTGAGCACCACCGGGCGGCGCTTCTCCAGATAATGCTCACGGAAGAAGGCGGGCGTGGGACTGGAAATTCGCTCAATGGCAATGGGGTGCTTGGCGTTCATACCTCTCCCGACGGAAGCCGGACTCTAACAATCATTGTCACGACACCGCAGCCAATGTCCATCAGCGCCCCCGGAGCCGCGTTCCTCCAGCGCAAACATATTCCATTCCAGCGCGGCAGCCGTTTTACAACGCAAACGCATCCACCAACAGCGCTTGCATTGATAAGGAAAGCAGATAGTAATGCCTCCCAAGCACATAACCATTCGCGGCCGCT
It encodes the following:
- a CDS encoding cupin-like domain-containing protein, giving the protein MNAKHPIAIERISSPTPAFFREHYLEKRRPVVLTGVVSHWPAVTRWSADSFKQRFGDHRVVVERSRASVPSNDPLEFLRNRYYEEARLGDTIARMMSGEHPPGAYYVTYANIFDAAPELLGDFESPPQTWGIPPHYPRALQDRLTLRPGFWLGPAGTVSAVHFDRQENFNAQISGRKKWTLYSPQDSRHLYYPALDMPTVIFSPVDIEAPDARRFPRFAEAQPYETILEPGELLFIPAGWWHHVRTLELSISLNFWWWTLASVGTTARVNYHFARKQLLRILGRQGATAASMPVG